A genome region from Anastrepha ludens isolate Willacy chromosome 3, idAnaLude1.1, whole genome shotgun sequence includes the following:
- the LOC128856729 gene encoding zinc finger protein SNAI2, translating into MDFFATGGFQQLFSDLNDTQLHGNWTDLSTEMDSSQTFDSSDYCAQLPIESNDPLMRLTYADDPFVLDTSTSEQTLLELRADWSDITAESRFSNSNDNSVSTEYHDCNIINDKELQLTLDQLLSSPAAVTCEAVEDGESPASLPHNTYNNMSSPSSIDSTTVIELETAAFITREMAEWEEKFLDNYIEIPELIDFLPEKTPLCTETCDHFLHESSKNLKLHRKVKSVKRSNESIASHEERTAAGYPCTFGTCDKIYAKPAHLKAHLRRHMGEKPYSCDWPDCTWKFSRSDELARHRRSHSGVKPYKCNYCMKCFARSDHLTKHRKVHERRLLAASKAGKTIDGVLPHSVFTVRPGRKRKNQIC; encoded by the coding sequence ATGGACTTCTTTGCCACTGGTGGCTTCCAGCAACTTTTCAGCGATTTGAATGACACGCAGCTGCATGGAAATTGGACAGACCTTAGCACCGAAATGGATAGCAGTCAGACATTCGATAGTTCCGATTATTGCGCACAACTACCCATAGAGAGCAATGATCCTTTGATGCGTCTCACCTACGCCGATGATCCTTTTGTGCTTGATACCTCCACAAGCGAACAAACCCTGCTGGAATTGCGCGCGGATTGGAGTGATATTACAGCAGAGTCGCGTTTTAGTAATAGCAACGACAATAGTGTTAGCACAGAATACCACGATTGCAATATCATCAATGATAAAGAGCTGCAACTCACGCTCGATCAGCTGCTCAGCTCACCAGCTGCAGTTACCTGCGAAGCAGTCGAAGACGGTGAATCACCTGCGTCACTGCCACACAACACATACAACAACATGAGTAGTCCCAGTAGCATTGATTCCACAACTGTTATTGAACTGGAGACGGCTGCCTTCATTACACGCGAAATGGCGGAATGGGAGGAAAAGTTCTTGGACAATTACATCGAGATACCGGAACTCATTGACTTCCTGCCCGAAAAGACACCACTCTGCACCGAGACATGTGATCATTTCCTGCACGAAAGTTCGAAGAATCTAAAACTGCATCGCAAAGTTAAAAGTGTGAAGCGTTCAAACGAGTCTATAGCGAGTCACGAGGAGCGCACAGCTGCCGGTTACCCCTGCACCTTTGGCACGTGTGATAAGATCTACGCAAAGCCTGCACATTTGAAAGCTCACCTGCGTCGTCATATGGGTGAGAAGCCCTACAGCTGTGATTGGCCTGACTGCACATGGAAATTTTCGCGTTCCGATGAGTTGGCGAGGCATCGGCGCTCACACTCCGGCGTGAAACCCTACAAATgcaattattgcatgaaatgtTTCGCCCGTTCCGATCATCTAACCAAGCATCGTAAAGTGCACGAACGCCGTCTGTTGGCAGCGAGTAAGGCGGGGAAGACGATCGACGGTGTGCTGCCGCATAGTGTGTTTACGGTGCGGCCGGGACGAAAGCGGAAGAATCAAATATGTTGA